A genome region from Ptiloglossa arizonensis isolate GNS036 chromosome 4, iyPtiAriz1_principal, whole genome shotgun sequence includes the following:
- the Nt5b gene encoding 5' nucleotidase B isoform X4 — protein MWLKDANDDVLPAANFVNSRCCVQNEIFVNRSLHLENIKFYGFDMDYTLAEYKSPQYEQLGFTLLKDRLVSLGYPQEIKVFEYDPSFPVRGLWFDTLYGNLLKVDAYGNILVCVHGFEFLKHSQVYELYPNKFLQLDESRVYVLNTLFNLPETYLLACLIDFFTNSPQYSREKTGVKEGELTMSFKSIFQDVRSAVDWIHLHGDLKTKTIENLDEYVKKDERLPMFLTRIRESGARVFLLTNSDYVFTDKIMTYLFDFPYGARPDEPHRNWKTYFDTIVVDARKPLFFGEGTILRQVDTRTGALKLGTHKGPLHTGEVYSGGSCDVFTELIGAKGKDVLYVGDHIFGDILKSKKIRGWRTFLIVPELVQELHVWTDKCQLFAELQNLDVMLGEMYKNLDSSTKVKPDISKLRASIRDVTHKMDLSYGMMGSLFRSGSRQTFFSSQVVRYADLYAATFLNLIYYPFSYMFRAPAMLMPHESTVAHEQRFVMETPMISRSRTFKFNDEEEEPTKPSKTLYVDSSNNQIPHARPETPRNVTHTHDEDCSDEDSDSQKQGNHNPNVQQKDTTYH, from the exons ATGTGGCTGAAGGATGCGAATGACGACGTCTTACCGGCTGCGAATTTCGTGAACTCGCGCTGCTGCGTCCAAAACGA AATATTTGTCAACCGTAGCCTTCATTTAGAAAACATCAAGTTTTATGGCTTTGATATGGATTACACGTTGGCAG AATACAAGTCGCCGCAGTACGAGCAATTGGGTTTCACACTGTTGAAAGATCGTCTTGTGTCGTTGGGATATCCGCAAGAAATCAAGGTTTTCGAGTACGATCCAAGCTTTCCGGTACGAGGGTTGTGGTTCGACACTCTTTACGGAAATCTCCTGAAGGTGGATGCTTACGGAAACATCCTAGTTTGTGTTCATggtttcgaatttttgaaaca TTCACAAGTATACGAGCTTTATCcgaacaaatttttacaattggACGAATCCAGGGTATACGTGCTCAACACGCTGTTCAATCTTCCCGAAACGTATTTACTAGCATGCTTGATAGACTTTTTTACCAATTCTCCGCAATATTCGCGAGAGAAAACGGGCGTGAAAGAGGGAGAACTTACGATGAGCTTCAAGAGTATATTCCAAGATGTTCGAAGCGCAGTGGACTGGATACACCTTCATGGTGATCTTAAAACgaaaaccatcgaaaatttgGACGAGTACGTGAAAAAAGACGAGAGGCTACCAATGTTCCTTACCAGGATCCGGGAGAGCGGAGCGAGAGTATTTCTTTTAACGAATAGCGATTACGTTTTCACCGATAAGATCATGACTTATCTCTTTGATTTTCCATACGGAGCAAGG CCTGACGAACCACATAGAAATTGGAAAACATATTTTGATACTATCGTAGTAGACGCTAGAAAACCATTGTTTTTCGGAGAGGGTACCATTTTGCGGCAAGTAGATACGAGAACTGGTGCTTTGAAACTCGGAACACACAAGGGTCCACTTCATACAG GTGAAGTTTACTCAGGAGGTTCATGCGATGTGTTCACCGAACTTATAGGCGCAAAGGGCAAAGACGTTTTATACGTTGGTGATCATATTTTTGGTGATATTTTAAAGAGTAAAAAAATCAGAGGATGGAGAACATTCTTAATAGTGCCTGAACTGGTTCAAGAGCTTCATGTTTGGACAGACAAATGTCAATTATTTGCTGAATTGCAGAACTTAGATGTTATGCTAGGAGAAATGTATAA AAATTTAGATAGCAGCACAAAAGTAAAACCTGACATTTCTAAACTTCGGGCATCTATAAGAGACGTTACGCACAAAATGGATTTGTCTTATGGAATGATGGGTTCTCTATTCCGTAGTGGTAGTAGACAAACCTTCTTTAGTAGTCAAGTGGTCAGGTATGCTGATCTTTATGCAGCAACCTTCTTAAACCTCATTTATTATCCATTTTCATACATGTTTCGAGCGCCTGCTATGTTG ATGCCTCATGAGAGTACAGTCGCTCACGAACAGAGATTTGTAATGGAAACACCAATGATTAGTCGATCTCGGACTTTTAAATTTaacgatgaagaagaagaaccaACCAAGCCTTCT AAAACTTTATATGTGGATTCTTCGAACAATCAAATACCACACGCAAGGCCTGAAACTCCACGCAATGTAACGCATACACACGATGAAGATTGTAGTGATGAAGACAGTGACTCTCAAAAACAAGGAAATCAT AATCCGAATGTGCAACAAAAAGATACCACGTACCATTGA
- the Nt5b gene encoding 5' nucleotidase B isoform X3 → MESENCNSHGDHENTAPNTLQHDNDPSGTKKWYRQASQRIFVNRSLHLENIKFYGFDMDYTLAEYKSPQYEQLGFTLLKDRLVSLGYPQEIKVFEYDPSFPVRGLWFDTLYGNLLKVDAYGNILVCVHGFEFLKHSQVYELYPNKFLQLDESRVYVLNTLFNLPETYLLACLIDFFTNSPQYSREKTGVKEGELTMSFKSIFQDVRSAVDWIHLHGDLKTKTIENLDEYVKKDERLPMFLTRIRESGARVFLLTNSDYVFTDKIMTYLFDFPYGARPDEPHRNWKTYFDTIVVDARKPLFFGEGTILRQVDTRTGALKLGTHKGPLHTGEVYSGGSCDVFTELIGAKGKDVLYVGDHIFGDILKSKKIRGWRTFLIVPELVQELHVWTDKCQLFAELQNLDVMLGEMYKNLDSSTKVKPDISKLRASIRDVTHKMDLSYGMMGSLFRSGSRQTFFSSQVVRYADLYAATFLNLIYYPFSYMFRAPAMLMPHESTVAHEQRFVMETPMISRSRTFKFNDEEEEPTKPSKTLYVDSSNNQIPHARPETPRNVTHTHDEDCSDEDSDSQKQGNHNPNVQQKDTTYH, encoded by the exons AATATTTGTCAACCGTAGCCTTCATTTAGAAAACATCAAGTTTTATGGCTTTGATATGGATTACACGTTGGCAG AATACAAGTCGCCGCAGTACGAGCAATTGGGTTTCACACTGTTGAAAGATCGTCTTGTGTCGTTGGGATATCCGCAAGAAATCAAGGTTTTCGAGTACGATCCAAGCTTTCCGGTACGAGGGTTGTGGTTCGACACTCTTTACGGAAATCTCCTGAAGGTGGATGCTTACGGAAACATCCTAGTTTGTGTTCATggtttcgaatttttgaaaca TTCACAAGTATACGAGCTTTATCcgaacaaatttttacaattggACGAATCCAGGGTATACGTGCTCAACACGCTGTTCAATCTTCCCGAAACGTATTTACTAGCATGCTTGATAGACTTTTTTACCAATTCTCCGCAATATTCGCGAGAGAAAACGGGCGTGAAAGAGGGAGAACTTACGATGAGCTTCAAGAGTATATTCCAAGATGTTCGAAGCGCAGTGGACTGGATACACCTTCATGGTGATCTTAAAACgaaaaccatcgaaaatttgGACGAGTACGTGAAAAAAGACGAGAGGCTACCAATGTTCCTTACCAGGATCCGGGAGAGCGGAGCGAGAGTATTTCTTTTAACGAATAGCGATTACGTTTTCACCGATAAGATCATGACTTATCTCTTTGATTTTCCATACGGAGCAAGG CCTGACGAACCACATAGAAATTGGAAAACATATTTTGATACTATCGTAGTAGACGCTAGAAAACCATTGTTTTTCGGAGAGGGTACCATTTTGCGGCAAGTAGATACGAGAACTGGTGCTTTGAAACTCGGAACACACAAGGGTCCACTTCATACAG GTGAAGTTTACTCAGGAGGTTCATGCGATGTGTTCACCGAACTTATAGGCGCAAAGGGCAAAGACGTTTTATACGTTGGTGATCATATTTTTGGTGATATTTTAAAGAGTAAAAAAATCAGAGGATGGAGAACATTCTTAATAGTGCCTGAACTGGTTCAAGAGCTTCATGTTTGGACAGACAAATGTCAATTATTTGCTGAATTGCAGAACTTAGATGTTATGCTAGGAGAAATGTATAA AAATTTAGATAGCAGCACAAAAGTAAAACCTGACATTTCTAAACTTCGGGCATCTATAAGAGACGTTACGCACAAAATGGATTTGTCTTATGGAATGATGGGTTCTCTATTCCGTAGTGGTAGTAGACAAACCTTCTTTAGTAGTCAAGTGGTCAGGTATGCTGATCTTTATGCAGCAACCTTCTTAAACCTCATTTATTATCCATTTTCATACATGTTTCGAGCGCCTGCTATGTTG ATGCCTCATGAGAGTACAGTCGCTCACGAACAGAGATTTGTAATGGAAACACCAATGATTAGTCGATCTCGGACTTTTAAATTTaacgatgaagaagaagaaccaACCAAGCCTTCT AAAACTTTATATGTGGATTCTTCGAACAATCAAATACCACACGCAAGGCCTGAAACTCCACGCAATGTAACGCATACACACGATGAAGATTGTAGTGATGAAGACAGTGACTCTCAAAAACAAGGAAATCAT AATCCGAATGTGCAACAAAAAGATACCACGTACCATTGA